GGATGCTAGTAAGCGGTCCTAAACATCGCGCTAAAGATTACATAGATGGTTTAGATATGTTGGCCTCAATGCGCTTGTGTGCCAATGTGCCAGTTCAGCATGCCATTCAAACCGCACTAGGTGGTTACCAAAGCATTAACGAGCTAATCGTACCCGGCGGTCGTTTATATGAGCAGCGCAACCTAGCTTGGCAACTACTCAATGACATTCCTGGAGTAAGCTGCGTAAAACCCCAAGGCGCGATGTACTTGTTCCCTAAACTTGATGTGAAAAAATTCAACATTAAAGACGATCAACAGTTCGCCTTAGATTTGCTACAGCAAGAGAAAATTTTGGTGGTGCAAGGTACTGGTTTCAACTGGACCAAACCAGATCACTTCCGCATTGTATTTTTGCCTCGTGAAGAAGAGTTGCGTGAGGCTATTGGCCGCATAGCAACTTTCTTAGACGGTTATCGCCAAGCCGATTAATGGCGGCTTGCTTTAAAAAAATTCAACAAGGGTGCTTTAAGCACCCTTTTTTATTACCCACAATTCAGCCAAGAGCATCAGCTTAAGGCCATGTTATTTTTAGATAATCTGTTGTAGTGTAGTTGTAAGCAATGTGGGAGCGTGCAATGAGTGAACTAAGCAAACAAGCTGGAACAGCAAGATACGCCGAAGAACAAAACCAGAGACGTAACGATCATCGCAGCGTTTGGCAGCGAGACAGAGCGCGAATTTTGCATTCCGCAGCCTTTCGTCGCCTGCAAAACAAAACCCAAGTCCTTAGTATTGGCAACAATGATTTCTACCGCACTCGCCTCACCCACTCCTTAGAAGTGGCGCAAATTGGCACCGGCATTGTTGGCCACATTAGTGCTAACAATCAGCCACAAAACAGGCTATTGCCCGAGCTAAACCTTATCGAGAGCCTTTGCTTAGCTCACGATATTGGTCATCCGCCCTTTGGCCACGGCGGTGAAGTGGCGCTCAATTACATGATGCGTGATGATGGCGGCTTTGAAGGCAACGCACAAACCTTTCGCATTCTCACCAAGCTTGAGCCTTATACTCGCGCTAATGGCATGAACCTTACTCGGCGAACTCTGCTAGGAATAATGAAATACCCTTGCTTACTCAGCCAATTGCAAAGAAACCCTCTCCCGCCTGTGGCCAAGAGTTTTCGTCAGTTAAAAGTGGCGGACTGGGCGCCAGCTAAAGGTATTTATGATGACGACAAACACCTCTACAACTGGGTGCTTGAGAGCTTAAGCCAAGCTGACAGAACCACCTTTGTTGGCAGTCGCAGCCTAGGCGAGACTCATCACCGTAAAACTAACTACAAATCCTTAGATTGCTCGATAATGGAGCTAGCTGATGACATTGCTTATGGGGTGCATGATTTAGAAGACGCCATTGTGATGGGCATAGTTAGCCGACACGACTGGCAAGAACAGGTAGCTTCGGCCATTGCCGACATAAAGGATTGCTGGCTAGCAGATGAAATAGGCGGGCTGTCGGTTAAGTTATTTAGCCGACATCACTACGATCAAAAAGATGCTATTGGCAGCCTTGTTAATGGGTTTATTACCGCTATAAGCTTACAAGCGCAAACAAAATTTGAGGAACCTCAGCTGGACTATCAGGCTAAAATGGATCCTCCCATGGCGCAAGCGCTAGATGTATTAAAACGCTTTGTATTGCACTATGTGATTCAAACACCTGAGATAGAAATGGTTCGCTTTAAAGGCCAGCAAGTGGTTATGGAGTTATTTCAAGCTTTTGCCAGCGACCCAGAGCGTTTACTGCCCATCAATACTCGCAGCCGTTGGTTGCAAGCAGGTGAAGACAACGAAAGCCAAGCCAGGGTGATTGCAGACTACATCGCGGGCATGACAGACGACTATGCAAACCGTTTATTTCAAACACTTTTTTAGCAATAACCTAGACAAATTGAAATAGCACCATCACTCCCAGTATATCTAGCATGTCATTAACAACACTTGCAGCAGAAGATCGCTTATTTTGCAAAAAATACAGCGATTTTTTGTTAGTTTTTCTAGCTAGACAGCAACTTTAATAAACCGTTTACAAAGCCGTTAATTAGCTTGATTTCCATCAAGCTCTTTTCTGGCTAACACACTAAATTTAAAGGAGAGAAAACAACAAGAGGTATCGTTATGATTAAAGTAGCCGACATCATGACCACTAACCCGCATACTGCTTTTGAGCAGACCACGCTTGAAGAAGCTATTAGCCTGTGTAACGAACACAAAATTCGCCATCTCCCTATAGTGGATAGTCAGCAACACCTTATTGGTTTAGTGAGCGAACGAACCTTACTAGCCGCACAAGAATCAAACCTTAGCAAAACTTCCGAATCCCAGCGCCGCGCACATGAACAGCAAATAATGCTCAAACACATTATGTTGACCAAGTTGCATACCGTAGATGCAGCGGCAGGGGTTGGACAAGCCGCTAAGCACATCGAGCGGCATCGCATTGGATGCCTGCCAGTAGTAGAAGGTAAGAAGCTGATCGGAATAATTACCGATACTGACTTTGTAGGTGTTGCAATATCATTGCTAGAAATGCTTGCAGAACAAGAGCCTTTAAGCCCTGACGCATAAGGTAATATTACAACAATATTTCAGCATTAGCGTGACACACAGCTAAGTAAATTAGAAAAAACCTGTATATTTTAGTAAAAAAATTACAAAAACAGGTTGTTTTGTGAGCTTTGTCACGCTAAGATTAATCCATAAATTGCTTGGCGCTCTCATCCTATGGCGTCGCATTCAGCCGATACTGAATTTGTCGATTTATGGGGCCACTAATCGCCCCTGCTATTGTGCTCTTAGCGATAGCACGTATTAGTCATTCCTTATGTTTTTTTGTCCAGCCTTGAGCTGGATTTTTTTTGTCTGCAATTCTCCCACAGTCAATTTCAATCACCTTCACTTTTTTAACAAAAGCCAAACCAAGCCCACAGCAGCAGTGGTAAGCTATTGATTGCAACTATTCTCACCAATCAAGCTTGTTAAGGATTTTAAAGCTATGATGCTTCGCTTCACCCCGCTATTACTCACCTTATTAGCAACTATCGCCCAAGCTTTCGATCAGGGAGAAACCATAAACATACCAATGACCGAGCAAGGTCTGCTGTGGGATAAGCAAATTCAGTTAGAAGCAACCTTATATAAACCCGCAGGCGAAGGCCCTTTTCCACTGGTCATCTTTAACCATGGTTCTACTGGGCCCGGCGTAATAGCCAACACACTAACCATTAAGCCATGGGGATTTGGCGCTTACTTAAACAAACACAACATTGCTTTGCTAATACCAATGCGACGAGGCAGAGGTGCATCACAAGGCAGTTATAATGAATCTTACAATTGCAGTGTAAATAGCGTTGAGTCGGGCATTAACTATGCTTCGCAAAGCTTAGATGCCACCATGCAATACCTGCAGCAACAAACTTGGCTAGACCAAGAAAAAATTGTTATTAGTGGTCATTCTCGAGGAGGATTGTTATCGGTAGTTTACGCAGCTAAACACCCTCAAAAGTTTAAAGGCGTAGTTAATTTTTCCGGCGGTTGGATGGGTGGCCAATGCCAAATCAAAACCCCACTTGCGAGTAATCAAGGCCTGTTTAGCCAGGCAGCTAAAAACAACCCACTCCCTCACTTATTTTTGTATGGCCGAAACGATCCTTATTACTCAGATAGTGAAATTGAAAGCTACGCTCAAGCTTTTAAGGAAGCCGGCGGACAGATAGATTTTCAGTTTTATTATCTAGGCTCATCAGCAAACGGCCACGCACTTTTTTATGAACATAGTGACTATTGGATTGAAGGTTTTAA
The Agarivorans aestuarii DNA segment above includes these coding regions:
- a CDS encoding anti-phage deoxyguanosine triphosphatase, whose protein sequence is MSELSKQAGTARYAEEQNQRRNDHRSVWQRDRARILHSAAFRRLQNKTQVLSIGNNDFYRTRLTHSLEVAQIGTGIVGHISANNQPQNRLLPELNLIESLCLAHDIGHPPFGHGGEVALNYMMRDDGGFEGNAQTFRILTKLEPYTRANGMNLTRRTLLGIMKYPCLLSQLQRNPLPPVAKSFRQLKVADWAPAKGIYDDDKHLYNWVLESLSQADRTTFVGSRSLGETHHRKTNYKSLDCSIMELADDIAYGVHDLEDAIVMGIVSRHDWQEQVASAIADIKDCWLADEIGGLSVKLFSRHHYDQKDAIGSLVNGFITAISLQAQTKFEEPQLDYQAKMDPPMAQALDVLKRFVLHYVIQTPEIEMVRFKGQQVVMELFQAFASDPERLLPINTRSRWLQAGEDNESQARVIADYIAGMTDDYANRLFQTLF
- a CDS encoding CBS domain-containing protein; translated protein: MIKVADIMTTNPHTAFEQTTLEEAISLCNEHKIRHLPIVDSQQHLIGLVSERTLLAAQESNLSKTSESQRRAHEQQIMLKHIMLTKLHTVDAAAGVGQAAKHIERHRIGCLPVVEGKKLIGIITDTDFVGVAISLLEMLAEQEPLSPDA
- a CDS encoding dienelactone hydrolase family protein, translating into MMLRFTPLLLTLLATIAQAFDQGETINIPMTEQGLLWDKQIQLEATLYKPAGEGPFPLVIFNHGSTGPGVIANTLTIKPWGFGAYLNKHNIALLIPMRRGRGASQGSYNESYNCSVNSVESGINYASQSLDATMQYLQQQTWLDQEKIVISGHSRGGLLSVVYAAKHPQKFKGVVNFSGGWMGGQCQIKTPLASNQGLFSQAAKNNPLPHLFLYGRNDPYYSDSEIESYAQAFKEAGGQIDFQFYYLGSSANGHALFYEHSDYWIEGFKQYMQQLDLM